A stretch of DNA from Candidatus Bathyarchaeota archaeon:
CACCATAACTAAGGCGGGAAATTTTTCTCCTGTAACGATTTCTTTTGGCTTATACAAGACTGCTGCTATTTCTAGTCCGTCAAAAGACTTGTATTTAATATATTCGTCTTTAACGAAGAAGCTTGGATCGATTTTTCCATATTGTGGTTCAATTAAGGTTTCGATTTTCTTTTTTTCGAAATTGTAAGCAACAAGAGAACTTGGGCTTGTCGGAGTATTCAACGTTACAATTAGACATTTATCATTCAGCGCCAGTTTAGCTCCTTCGGCTACTCCAACAGGGAAGTCTAGAACATCACAATTTCCAGTTTTCAGATTATAGACTACCGGAGAAATCACTGCCTCATGATTTCTAAGACACACTAATCTCTCACCGTCTTTCGTAAATGATCTTGCATATTCATCGTATTTTGCTTCACCTAAAAGTTGAATATCCTCTGTATGAAAATTATATACTCCCGGTTGATAAACAACATTCGCGTTTGTTATGAAAGCCAATGATTTTCCATCTTTACTCCATTCGACAACATAATCAAGTGAACCTACTTTGATAGATATTATTTTCTTTCTCTCACTTCCGTCTGACTTAACAATCCAGACATCATTATTTTGTAGATTCTTTGTCTCATTAACCGAATACGCAATCCAATCGTTTTTTGGATTCCATACACATCCACCCCATGCAGGATTCTTATGATTAGTCAATTGAATGACTTCCTTCGTTTTTATGTTCAGCCGGAATATGTTAAGTTGGCCTTTTCTTGTTGAAGGCATCGCTATATATTTACCGTCAGGACTTGTGTCTGCAGGATAATCTTGATGTTCAGGAGTGTTGGTGAGTTGCTTAATACCTCTAGATTCAATGTTAATTTTGATTAAATTATGGTTTTCATCACCAGCTTTGTCTTTGGCGAAGACTAAATTTTCATCATCCCTTGTCCAAACGAATCCAGCACGTATGGCCCGGGGACATTCTCCATGACTAACCTGCTTCAGTTCTTTAGTTTCAAGATCCAACACGTAAAGTTCTAGAATACCAGTTTTATCCCAATAGAACGCCACTTTGTCTTTTGAGTGACTTATAGTGGGTAGATAAATCTGCGGAATTTTCGACAAATCTTCAAGGGTATACTTCTTTTTCCCCATTTTTAAACCCCGTTTATTAGCTGATAGCTAGCTCACTTACATTGTTTAAACATTTTGCTATTATTTCATCCTTCGGATAACTTGACCAATCCCAGGTTTTGTGACAATTTCGCCCTCGTCCATGACTAACTGCCCATTTACAAATGTTTTTATCGGCTTACCCTTGGCTTTCCATCAGTCAAACGGGGAATACTTAGCTTTTGAAAGAAATCTATACGAGTCGATCTTATGCTTTCGATGGATATCCACCACCACAAAATCAGCTAAATATTCCTCATCTAAACTCCCTCTATCCTTCAGGTTAAATATCTCCGCTGGCATTTCTGAAGTCATTCTCACCAGATCAGACAGTGCTAATCTTCCTTCATTTACTTGTGTGGACAGCAACGGAAGCATTGCCTCAAGTCCAGGTATGCCCGGTTTTACATCCCAGATGCATGTATGCTTTGGTTGCCAGTGATGGTGAGTTCATTGGCAACTATTGTTGATTGTCTAAAGAGAGAAGGATGGAACGTGGTCGCTATTGACGATGCGTGCATTTTGTGATTGTGCTTGTTTGTGATTTTTTTATTAAGTTAACAGCAAAAACTCCTGAAAAGATGATAACAGACGCTAGCTTGAAGATTATTTGGATGTTGAAGATTATGGAGAGGGCTCCCGCGACTACTGCTCCGAGGGCTGCACCAACATTGAACATAGTGGATAGATAGGCAGTAGCCACGTTGCCCGCTTCTGATGGTGCGCATTCTCCAAGCATGGACCATTCTGTTAC
This window harbors:
- a CDS encoding S9 family peptidase, whose product is MGKKKYTLEDLSKIPQIYLPTISHSKDKVAFYWDKTGILELYVLDLETKELKQVSHGECPRAIRAGFVWTRDDENLVFAKDKAGDENHNLIKINIESRGIKQLTNTPEHQDYPADTSPDGKYIAMPSTRKGQLNIFRLNIKTKEVIQLTNHKNPAWGGCVWNPKNDWIAYSVNETKNLQNNDVWIVKSDGSERKKIISIKVGSLDYVVEWSKDGKSLAFITNANVVYQPGVYNFHTEDIQLLGEAKYDEYARSFTKDGERLVCLRNHEAVISPVVYNLKTGNCDVLDFPVGVAEGAKLALNDKCLIVTLNTPTSPSSLVAYNFEKKKIETLIEPQYGKIDPSFFVKDEYIKYKSFDGLEIAAVLYKPKEIVTGEKFPALVMVHGGPSSQYFRNFNMFGQILANEGYILLLPNIRGSIGYGKEFEDMNLMDWGGGDLEDVAAGANYLKTLPYIDKNKIGVFGGSYGGYMTFLQVTKKPELWNAACAWIGISHLKTMYKRSKPHFKYFLRMNMGDPEKNSELWEDRSALNFAENVQCPLLMVHGVHDPRCPVEESRQFRDKLIELGKKEGEDFEYVEFGEEGHGAYTDMSMRTRSFKVILDFFNRKLK